The Corallococcus exiguus genome includes a window with the following:
- a CDS encoding family 2B encapsulin nanocompartment shell protein: MTTSQKDVAAHEGTSLSTAGARQLATTTKTQPVMQGISPRYLLNILPWVQVSGGTYRVNRRLTYTVGDDRLNFSNIGAKVEIIPQELLKLPLMRGFQDVDDLLIRTLAGRFTQKHYKAGENIVEAGKSAEHVMLIAHGKAQKLKAGKYGDPVVLDTLADGDHFGDQAVVESNDVWPFTVKAVTACTVMALPQDVFESLINQSPALKAHVARYQANLKKPQDKAGQSAIALAAGHHGEPVLPGTFVDYELKPREYELSVAQTILRVHTRVSDIFNDPMNQTAEQLRLTIEALKERKEWELINNPEFGLLHNADLKQRINTRSGPPTPDDMDELVSRRRKTRYFLAHPRAIAAFGRECNKRGLYPTVVDVGGAKFQAWRGVPILPCDKLPISRENTTSILAMRIGQDDQGVVGLHNAGIPDEVEPSLTVKRMAVNDQAMTNYLVSTYYSAAVLVPDALGVLENVALGG; encoded by the coding sequence ATGACGACTTCACAGAAGGACGTAGCGGCGCACGAGGGCACCAGCCTCAGCACGGCGGGTGCGCGCCAGCTCGCGACGACGACCAAGACGCAGCCGGTGATGCAGGGCATCTCGCCCCGCTACCTGCTGAACATCCTGCCCTGGGTGCAGGTGTCCGGCGGCACGTACCGCGTGAACCGGCGGCTGACGTACACCGTGGGCGATGACCGGCTGAACTTCAGCAACATCGGCGCCAAGGTGGAGATCATCCCCCAGGAGCTGCTCAAGCTGCCGCTGATGCGGGGCTTCCAGGACGTGGATGACCTGCTCATCCGCACCCTGGCCGGCCGCTTCACCCAGAAGCATTACAAGGCCGGGGAGAACATCGTGGAGGCGGGCAAGTCCGCCGAGCACGTGATGCTCATCGCCCACGGCAAGGCGCAGAAGCTGAAGGCCGGCAAGTACGGCGACCCCGTCGTGCTGGACACGTTGGCGGACGGCGACCACTTCGGTGACCAGGCGGTGGTGGAGTCGAACGACGTGTGGCCCTTCACCGTCAAGGCCGTCACGGCCTGCACGGTGATGGCGCTGCCGCAGGATGTGTTCGAGTCCCTCATCAACCAGTCCCCGGCGCTCAAGGCGCACGTGGCGCGCTACCAGGCGAACCTCAAGAAGCCCCAGGACAAGGCGGGCCAGTCCGCCATCGCGCTGGCCGCCGGTCACCACGGCGAGCCCGTGCTGCCCGGCACCTTCGTGGACTACGAGCTGAAGCCGCGCGAGTACGAGCTGAGCGTGGCGCAGACCATCCTGCGCGTGCACACCCGCGTGTCGGACATCTTCAACGACCCGATGAACCAGACCGCGGAGCAGCTGCGGTTGACCATCGAGGCGCTGAAGGAGCGCAAGGAGTGGGAGCTCATCAACAACCCGGAGTTCGGCCTGCTGCACAACGCCGACCTCAAGCAGCGCATCAACACCCGCTCGGGTCCGCCGACGCCGGACGACATGGATGAGCTGGTGTCGCGCCGCCGCAAGACGCGCTACTTCCTGGCCCACCCGCGTGCCATCGCGGCGTTCGGCCGGGAGTGCAACAAGCGCGGCCTGTACCCGACGGTCGTGGACGTGGGCGGGGCGAAGTTCCAGGCGTGGCGCGGGGTGCCCATCCTCCCGTGCGACAAGCTGCCCATCAGCCGGGAGAACACCACCTCCATCCTCGCCATGCGCATCGGTCAGGACGACCAGGGCGTGGTGGGCCTGCACAACGCGGGCATCCCCGACGAGGTGGAGCCGAGCCTCACCGTGAAGCGCATGGCCGTCAACGACCAGGCCATGACGAACTACCTGGTGAGCACCTACTACTCCGCCGCCGTGCTCGTCCCGGACGCGCTGGGCGTGCTGGAGAACGTGGCGCTCGGCGGCTGA